The proteins below are encoded in one region of Solenopsis invicta isolate M01_SB chromosome 8, UNIL_Sinv_3.0, whole genome shotgun sequence:
- the LOC105196535 gene encoding striatin-3 isoform X1, protein MKVPSQFCGATMEDSCSPASQNHNGQLAGGVNVSLANNKHQGGSDNGSNGDAKDQRPQYSMPGILHFIQHEWARFELERSQWELDRAEFQARIAFLQGERKGQENLKNDLVRRIKMLEYALKQERARYHKLKYGTDLVMQGDVKPPLYEEGTTCNISESGSGGGGGGGGGDGEASFTSVSNVSWRQGRQLLRQYLQEIGYTDTIIDVRSNRVRSLLGLNNNTDTEEMNTPALNGNEGVAQDKQEYNESLVRRKQQHNKKQQPSSIAEAMILDTEAAVIANFEFLRHTDMDMEEEEGDVEDEIYDANTDTKPNKASIPLLAEDVDTDAEAEEVLNELNLLTEIEESPPGSIHLEMNSNSSEWNAILHRGLQPDSRRPNKEGDSTLELGELEQLCVNNDAEISYDMVSTTKETFRKTWNAKYTLRSHFDAVRALVFHPTDPVLITASDDHTLKLWNLHKTVPAKKSASLDVEPLYTFRSHTGPVLCLAMCSMGNRCYSGGLDGNIHCWTLPSANIDPYDSYEPSVLSHTLTGHTNAVWGLSMNLRTMLSFSADGTVKLWAPQAPQPLLHTYVSEQDGIPTSVDFVRDEPHKLVVAYEGACVIFDSETGAIVARLEANETKGVNRVVAHPTLPLVVAAHEDRHIRFYDHRSATLAHAMVAHLDAVTSLAVDPHGLYLLSGSHDCSIRLWNMDNKTCVQEITAHRKKFDESILDVAFHPSRPFIASAGADALAKVFV, encoded by the exons ATGAAGGTGCCCAGCCAGTTTTGTGGTGCCACAATGGAGGATAGCTGCAGCCCCGCGTCCCAGAATCACAACGGCCAGCTGGCCGGCGGCGTGAACGTATCCCTCGCCAACAATAAGCATCAGGGCGGCAGCGACAATGGCAGCAACGGCGACGCCAAGGACCAGCGGCCGCAGTACTCGATGCCTGGCATCCTGCACTTCATCCAGCACGAGTGGGCCCGCTTTGAGCTCGAGAGGTCCCAATGGGAGCTGGACAGGGCAGAATTTCAG GCTAGGATAGCTTTTCTTCAGGGTGAAAGAAAGGGACAGGAAAATTTGAAGAATGACCTCGTAaggagaataaaaatgttagagTATGCGCTTAAACAGGAAAG AGCAAGATATCATAAGCTAAAATATGGTACTGACCTAGTAATGCAAGGAGATGTTAAACCTCCTCTTTATGAAGAAGGTACCACGTGCAATATCTCTGAAAGTGGtagcggtggtggtggcggtggtggagGAGGAGATGGAGAAGCTTCATTTACATCCGTCAGTAACGTTAGTTGGAGACAAGGTCGTCAACTTCTGAGGCA atatttgCAAGAGATTGGATATACCGATACGATAATAGATGTACGGTCAAACAGAGTACGATCGCTGCTTGGTTTAAACAATAACACTGACACAGAGGAGATGAATACTCCAGCGTTAAATGGAAATGAAGGAGTAGCACAagataaacaagaatataatgaGAGTCTCGTACGTCGAAAGCAGCAGCATAATAAGAAG cAGCAGCCATCTTCTATAGCAGAGGCAATGATATTAGACACAGAAGCGGCTGTTATAGCGAATTTCGAATTTTTGCGTCATACGGATATGGATATGGAAGAGGAGGAGGGAGATGTGGAAGATGAAATTTATGATGCAAATACAGATACCAAACCAAATAAA GCATCTATTCCTCTTCTAGCGGAGGATGTTGATACAGATGCAGAGGCAGAAGAAGTGTTAAACGAATTAAATCTTCTCACAGAAATTGAAGAATCACCACCTGGTTCTATTCATCTGGAAATGAATTCTAATTCTTCAGAATGGA ATGCAATACTACATAGAGGATTACAACCAGACTCAAGACGCCCGAATAAGGAAGGTGACTCTACATTGGAATTAGGAGAATTAGAACAATTATGTGTTAACAATGATGCAGAAATATCGTATGAT atggTTTCCACTACAAAAGAGACATTCAGGAAAACATGGAACGCGAAATATACGTTACGATCGCATTTTGACGCTGTCAGGGCACTTGTCTTCCACCCCACAGATCCAGTCCTCATCACCGCGAGCGATGATCACACGCTGAAATTGTGGAATCTTCATAAGACTGTACCAGCGAAAAA GTCAGCCTCGTTAGATGTAGAACCACTTTACACATTCAGATCACATACTGGACCTGTATTATGTTTGGCCATGTGCAGTATGGGCAACCGATGTTACAGTGGTGGCTTGGATGGAAATATCCATTGTTGGACACTTCCATCAGCCAACATCGATCCATACGACTCGTATGAACCAAGTGTCCTTAGTCATACGTTAACAGGACACACGAACGCTGTTTGGGGCTTGAGCATGAATTTACGTACTATGCTGTCGTTCAGCGCAGATGGAACTGTAAAATTATGGGCTCCACAGGCACCACAACCTCTCCTCCATACGTATGTTTCAGAACAAG ACGGTATACCGACTTCGGTTGATTTTGTCAGGGACGAGCCGCACAAACTAGTTGTGGCTTACGAAGGAGCTTGCGTGATATTTGACTCTGAAACCGGCGCGATCGTGGCGCGACTCGAGGCGAATGAGACGAAAGGCGTGAATCGTGTAGTAGCACATCCGACGTTACCGCTCGTCGTGGCCGCACACGAGGACCGGCATATTCGATTTTACGATCACCGGTCAGCTACTCTTGCTCACGCAATGGTAGCGCATTTGGACGCAGTTACTAGTCTCGCTGTAGATCCTCATGGTTTATATTTACTTTCAGGAA GTCACGATTGCAGTATAAGATTGTGGAACATGGACAACAAGACTTGTGTTCAGGAGATAACAGCGCATCGGAAGAAATTCGACGAAAGTATTCTGGACGTAGCGTTCCACCCATCACGACCGTTTATAGCGAGCGCCGGTGCCGACGCTCTCGCCAAAGTGTTTGTGTGA
- the LOC105196546 gene encoding lysM and putative peptidoglycan-binding domain-containing protein 2 isoform X2 has translation MMERNGAREMEERRCIRDTGRTLKKYGSTAKHITRTESLVKHTVSPTDTLQGIALKYGVTTEQIRRINRLWASDSLFLREHLLIPVSADSPASTCNNELVASEEHDVPPNISSPSSISSPIGDESSVNDFLAKMDTSIANAKREVKRAQGNNFALMAMTFTYNDGVGLPNYETHSRPHRIHTRRPPLTPSDLCPLVICTTFQLL, from the exons ATGATGGAGAGGAACGGTGCCAGGGAGATGGAGGAACGCCGGTGCATTCGGGATACGGGGAGGACCCTGAAGAAATACGGCAGCACGGCCAAACACATAACGCGGACCGAGAGTCTGGTGAAGCACACGGTGTCTCCTACGGACACCCTCCAAGGAATAGCGCTTAAATACGGAGTTACG ACAGAACAAATAAGAAGGATCAATAGATTGTGGGCGTCGGATAGTTTATTTTTACGGGAGCATTTGCTTATTCCTGTAAGCGCGGACAGTCCCGCCTCTACATGTAACAATGAATTGGTAGCTTCTGAAGAGCACGATGTCCCTCCAAAT ATATCTAGTCCTTCTTCAATATCGTCACCTATTGGCGACGAAAGTTCAGTTAATGATTTCTTAGCTAAAATGGATACCTCGATAGCTAACGCCAAAAGAGAGGTCAAACGCGCTCAAGGGAATA ATTTTGCACTGATGGCAATGACATTTACGTACAACGACGGCGTGGGTCTGCCAAATTACGAAACTCATTCCCGACCACATCGAATACATACTCGACGTCCTCCTCTGACTCCGTCAGACCTGTGTCCTCTAGTGATATGCACAACTTTCCAACTGCTGTAG
- the LOC105196562 gene encoding E3 ubiquitin-protein ligase RNF180 isoform X2, which translates to MRSVFRSYHCLCIMEVRCRRCCKSLFKGDSVLFNAHHEVKQRETDVGCQADESDCCSYLTPENAPDWIMNAINQESWTKGKLHCPHCNSRLGFFNFVNEMKCCCDKYVRPPIRIVNSKIDIM; encoded by the exons atgcgATCGGTATTTAGAAg TTATCACTGTCTTTGTATCATGGAAGTGAGATGCAGGCGTTGCTGCAAATCTCTTTTCAAGGGTGACTCTGTCTTGTTTAATGCGCATCATGAAGTAAAGCAGCGGGAAACAGATGTAGGATGCCAAGCAGATGAGTCCGATTGTTGTTCATACTTGACTCCGGAGAATGCACCAGATTGGATTATGAATGCTATCAATCAA GAATCTTGGACCAAAGGAAAATTACATTGTCCACACTGCAACAGTCGCTTAGGATTTTTCAACTTTGTGAATGAGATGAAATGTTGCTGCGACAAATATGTGAGGCCTCCTATAAGAATAGTTAACTCTAAAATAGATATTATGTGA
- the LOC105196562 gene encoding E3 ubiquitin-protein ligase RNF180 isoform X1 gives MIAIIYCSGSYHCLCIMEVRCRRCCKSLFKGDSVLFNAHHEVKQRETDVGCQADESDCCSYLTPENAPDWIMNAINQESWTKGKLHCPHCNSRLGFFNFVNEMKCCCDKYVRPPIRIVNSKIDIM, from the exons ATGATAGCAATAATTTATTGCTCAGGTAGTTATCACTGTCTTTGTATCATGGAAGTGAGATGCAGGCGTTGCTGCAAATCTCTTTTCAAGGGTGACTCTGTCTTGTTTAATGCGCATCATGAAGTAAAGCAGCGGGAAACAGATGTAGGATGCCAAGCAGATGAGTCCGATTGTTGTTCATACTTGACTCCGGAGAATGCACCAGATTGGATTATGAATGCTATCAATCAA GAATCTTGGACCAAAGGAAAATTACATTGTCCACACTGCAACAGTCGCTTAGGATTTTTCAACTTTGTGAATGAGATGAAATGTTGCTGCGACAAATATGTGAGGCCTCCTATAAGAATAGTTAACTCTAAAATAGATATTATGTGA
- the LOC105196562 gene encoding E3 ubiquitin-protein ligase RNF180 isoform X3: protein MEVRCRRCCKSLFKGDSVLFNAHHEVKQRETDVGCQADESDCCSYLTPENAPDWIMNAINQESWTKGKLHCPHCNSRLGFFNFVNEMKCCCDKYVRPPIRIVNSKIDIM from the exons ATGGAAGTGAGATGCAGGCGTTGCTGCAAATCTCTTTTCAAGGGTGACTCTGTCTTGTTTAATGCGCATCATGAAGTAAAGCAGCGGGAAACAGATGTAGGATGCCAAGCAGATGAGTCCGATTGTTGTTCATACTTGACTCCGGAGAATGCACCAGATTGGATTATGAATGCTATCAATCAA GAATCTTGGACCAAAGGAAAATTACATTGTCCACACTGCAACAGTCGCTTAGGATTTTTCAACTTTGTGAATGAGATGAAATGTTGCTGCGACAAATATGTGAGGCCTCCTATAAGAATAGTTAACTCTAAAATAGATATTATGTGA
- the LOC105196535 gene encoding striatin-3 isoform X2, translating into MKVPSQFCGATMEDSCSPASQNHNGQLAGGVNVSLANNKHQGGSDNGSNGDAKDQRPQYSMPGILHFIQHEWARFELERSQWELDRAEFQARIAFLQGERKGQENLKNDLVRRIKMLEYALKQERARYHKLKYGTDLVMQGDVKPPLYEEGTTCNISESGSGGGGGGGGGDGEASFTSVSNVSWRQGRQLLRQYLQEIGYTDTIIDVRSNRVRSLLGLNNNTDTEEMNTPALNGNEGVAQDKQEYNESLVRRKQQHNKKQPSSIAEAMILDTEAAVIANFEFLRHTDMDMEEEEGDVEDEIYDANTDTKPNKASIPLLAEDVDTDAEAEEVLNELNLLTEIEESPPGSIHLEMNSNSSEWNAILHRGLQPDSRRPNKEGDSTLELGELEQLCVNNDAEISYDMVSTTKETFRKTWNAKYTLRSHFDAVRALVFHPTDPVLITASDDHTLKLWNLHKTVPAKKSASLDVEPLYTFRSHTGPVLCLAMCSMGNRCYSGGLDGNIHCWTLPSANIDPYDSYEPSVLSHTLTGHTNAVWGLSMNLRTMLSFSADGTVKLWAPQAPQPLLHTYVSEQDGIPTSVDFVRDEPHKLVVAYEGACVIFDSETGAIVARLEANETKGVNRVVAHPTLPLVVAAHEDRHIRFYDHRSATLAHAMVAHLDAVTSLAVDPHGLYLLSGSHDCSIRLWNMDNKTCVQEITAHRKKFDESILDVAFHPSRPFIASAGADALAKVFV; encoded by the exons ATGAAGGTGCCCAGCCAGTTTTGTGGTGCCACAATGGAGGATAGCTGCAGCCCCGCGTCCCAGAATCACAACGGCCAGCTGGCCGGCGGCGTGAACGTATCCCTCGCCAACAATAAGCATCAGGGCGGCAGCGACAATGGCAGCAACGGCGACGCCAAGGACCAGCGGCCGCAGTACTCGATGCCTGGCATCCTGCACTTCATCCAGCACGAGTGGGCCCGCTTTGAGCTCGAGAGGTCCCAATGGGAGCTGGACAGGGCAGAATTTCAG GCTAGGATAGCTTTTCTTCAGGGTGAAAGAAAGGGACAGGAAAATTTGAAGAATGACCTCGTAaggagaataaaaatgttagagTATGCGCTTAAACAGGAAAG AGCAAGATATCATAAGCTAAAATATGGTACTGACCTAGTAATGCAAGGAGATGTTAAACCTCCTCTTTATGAAGAAGGTACCACGTGCAATATCTCTGAAAGTGGtagcggtggtggtggcggtggtggagGAGGAGATGGAGAAGCTTCATTTACATCCGTCAGTAACGTTAGTTGGAGACAAGGTCGTCAACTTCTGAGGCA atatttgCAAGAGATTGGATATACCGATACGATAATAGATGTACGGTCAAACAGAGTACGATCGCTGCTTGGTTTAAACAATAACACTGACACAGAGGAGATGAATACTCCAGCGTTAAATGGAAATGAAGGAGTAGCACAagataaacaagaatataatgaGAGTCTCGTACGTCGAAAGCAGCAGCATAATAAGAAG CAGCCATCTTCTATAGCAGAGGCAATGATATTAGACACAGAAGCGGCTGTTATAGCGAATTTCGAATTTTTGCGTCATACGGATATGGATATGGAAGAGGAGGAGGGAGATGTGGAAGATGAAATTTATGATGCAAATACAGATACCAAACCAAATAAA GCATCTATTCCTCTTCTAGCGGAGGATGTTGATACAGATGCAGAGGCAGAAGAAGTGTTAAACGAATTAAATCTTCTCACAGAAATTGAAGAATCACCACCTGGTTCTATTCATCTGGAAATGAATTCTAATTCTTCAGAATGGA ATGCAATACTACATAGAGGATTACAACCAGACTCAAGACGCCCGAATAAGGAAGGTGACTCTACATTGGAATTAGGAGAATTAGAACAATTATGTGTTAACAATGATGCAGAAATATCGTATGAT atggTTTCCACTACAAAAGAGACATTCAGGAAAACATGGAACGCGAAATATACGTTACGATCGCATTTTGACGCTGTCAGGGCACTTGTCTTCCACCCCACAGATCCAGTCCTCATCACCGCGAGCGATGATCACACGCTGAAATTGTGGAATCTTCATAAGACTGTACCAGCGAAAAA GTCAGCCTCGTTAGATGTAGAACCACTTTACACATTCAGATCACATACTGGACCTGTATTATGTTTGGCCATGTGCAGTATGGGCAACCGATGTTACAGTGGTGGCTTGGATGGAAATATCCATTGTTGGACACTTCCATCAGCCAACATCGATCCATACGACTCGTATGAACCAAGTGTCCTTAGTCATACGTTAACAGGACACACGAACGCTGTTTGGGGCTTGAGCATGAATTTACGTACTATGCTGTCGTTCAGCGCAGATGGAACTGTAAAATTATGGGCTCCACAGGCACCACAACCTCTCCTCCATACGTATGTTTCAGAACAAG ACGGTATACCGACTTCGGTTGATTTTGTCAGGGACGAGCCGCACAAACTAGTTGTGGCTTACGAAGGAGCTTGCGTGATATTTGACTCTGAAACCGGCGCGATCGTGGCGCGACTCGAGGCGAATGAGACGAAAGGCGTGAATCGTGTAGTAGCACATCCGACGTTACCGCTCGTCGTGGCCGCACACGAGGACCGGCATATTCGATTTTACGATCACCGGTCAGCTACTCTTGCTCACGCAATGGTAGCGCATTTGGACGCAGTTACTAGTCTCGCTGTAGATCCTCATGGTTTATATTTACTTTCAGGAA GTCACGATTGCAGTATAAGATTGTGGAACATGGACAACAAGACTTGTGTTCAGGAGATAACAGCGCATCGGAAGAAATTCGACGAAAGTATTCTGGACGTAGCGTTCCACCCATCACGACCGTTTATAGCGAGCGCCGGTGCCGACGCTCTCGCCAAAGTGTTTGTGTGA
- the LOC105196546 gene encoding lysM and putative peptidoglycan-binding domain-containing protein 2 isoform X1: MMERNGAREMEERRCIRDTGRTLKKYGSTAKHITRTESLVKHTVSPTDTLQGIALKYGVTTEQIRRINRLWASDSLFLREHLLIPVSADSPASTCNNELVASEEHDVPPNISSPSSISSPIGDESSVNDFLAKMDTSIANAKREVKRAQGNSEFCTDGNDIYVQRRRGSAKLRNSFPTTSNTYSTSSSDSVRPVSSSDMHNFPTAVVMTQGKKVKTSLQRLEQQQDEMFQL; this comes from the exons ATGATGGAGAGGAACGGTGCCAGGGAGATGGAGGAACGCCGGTGCATTCGGGATACGGGGAGGACCCTGAAGAAATACGGCAGCACGGCCAAACACATAACGCGGACCGAGAGTCTGGTGAAGCACACGGTGTCTCCTACGGACACCCTCCAAGGAATAGCGCTTAAATACGGAGTTACG ACAGAACAAATAAGAAGGATCAATAGATTGTGGGCGTCGGATAGTTTATTTTTACGGGAGCATTTGCTTATTCCTGTAAGCGCGGACAGTCCCGCCTCTACATGTAACAATGAATTGGTAGCTTCTGAAGAGCACGATGTCCCTCCAAAT ATATCTAGTCCTTCTTCAATATCGTCACCTATTGGCGACGAAAGTTCAGTTAATGATTTCTTAGCTAAAATGGATACCTCGATAGCTAACGCCAAAAGAGAGGTCAAACGCGCTCAAGGGAATAGTGA ATTTTGCACTGATGGCAATGACATTTACGTACAACGACGGCGTGGGTCTGCCAAATTACGAAACTCATTCCCGACCACATCGAATACATACTCGACGTCCTCCTCTGACTCCGTCAGACCTGTGTCCTCTAGTGATATGCACAACTTTCCAACTGCTGTAGTTATGACGCAGggaaaaaaagtaaagacttCCTTGCAAAGACTCGAGCAGCAGCAAGACGAGATGTTCCAGTTGTAG